The Mesorhizobium sp. M3A.F.Ca.ET.080.04.2.1 genome contains the following window.
ATGCATCAAAACAAACACTTAAAGCGCGACGCCCGAATCCGTTCCAGTGCGACGCGTTCAGGCTGCAAATTGCAGTGCTGTTTGATGACTCAGCCCAGCCGATGAGGATCGGCGCAGAAATTTGCGATGATGTGGCAAAGATCGGGCTCGTTGACCATGCGAACCGCGTCCGCGGAGCCGACCCATTTGCGGGTCCGCGCCCGCCTTTCCTTCCAGCGATCGGCGATACGCTCGACCTTGAGCGGAAACACGAGCACTTCGCAGGGCACTTCCTCACCGGAAGCAAGCACTTTGCCGTAGAAGTAACGGCCGGCCTCGAAATGCGAGATGGTGCCGCGCAATCCGGCCTCTTCGCCCGCCTCGCGGGCAGCCGCCTCGCAAAGCGGCTCCCTGGCTTCAGGCCAGCCTTTAGGCAAGACCCAGCGTCCGGTATCGCGGCTGGTTATCAGCATGATCTCGACGCCGTCTTCGCCCTCGCGCCAAGGCAGGGCGGCGACCTGGAGACGGCACGGCGCCGTGCCGAAGAGCTTGCGGACTCTTTCGGCCATGAGATTGTGCATCGTCGGCTTCGTCAGCATTGAAGAAGCTGCCCCCAGCCTCCAGAATCGTTATCACCTTCCGAATCTTACGAGGT
Protein-coding sequences here:
- a CDS encoding NUDIX hydrolase; protein product: MLTKPTMHNLMAERVRKLFGTAPCRLQVAALPWREGEDGVEIMLITSRDTGRWVLPKGWPEAREPLCEAAAREAGEEAGLRGTISHFEAGRYFYGKVLASGEEVPCEVLVFPLKVERIADRWKERRARTRKWVGSADAVRMVNEPDLCHIIANFCADPHRLG